The following DNA comes from Saccharomyces cerevisiae S288C chromosome XIII, complete sequence.
TACTTTAGCGATGCTTTCAACGGGGTCATCATTAAGTAAAGGTCTAAAGTCATCCAcatgaaaatttttaaaggtATGGATGCACTGTGTTAGGAGCGAATTTGCCAACAACGGTTCATCGTAGGGGAAAGTTGTAGTGGCTAAAATCAGATATGCTTGAACGAGCCTTATATCGGGATGCGCCATGAAATCACATTGTTTCAATTGGAATAATGAGCAGCGTGCAAAATTTTGGCACATGACTAATTGCATACCATCTTCCCAATTGAGCCTTTTGTTGCTACCCAAATATTCATGGAGAGGATATactgaaaatatttctgCTAACTTCTCGACTGGCATATAATAAATGCACATGGTAAAGACAGACCATATTAGTGCGTCCCAGTATTTGCCGTCTACACTGTGATTCTTGTCTGCCCTTCTATCCCAGTACTGTTCCACCCTCAAATATAATTCACTGATATCTCCAATGGAACCAAAATACAAAGCACCTAAGTTTTCCATAGCAAAGTTCATCAATTGGAATGATTGGTCTTTTTGAAGATAATTCATCCAAAACATACATTCTTCAGTATCAGTATCCAAATTAGCTGGTGTTCTAGTAAGATctctttgttttgttttgtaCAGCCCAATATTCGTTATCCAATATTCATAATTTTGCCAGAATAACAATAGGTCAGGGAGATATTCCTTGGAAGATGAAGCCGTTATTAGTTTTGTTGATTTCATACATTCGGAGTCCTGTCCTCTCTTCCTGCAGTTTCCACACGGTATCATACGATCACATTTGACTTTTCGCCTCGTACACACGGAACAGGGATGCTTGGATTTCAGTTGAGTGGTACGGTTAAACATTATTATTAGGATGCAAACTCGTGTTCGTAACTTTTGTCATCACCTGCTCTCTGAAGGTTGGTTATAATATTTCATTCTCTTACGCTTAGCTTACATGGCTGCGCGCACTTCATTTAAAGCcgtaaaaaataaagatttcaTAGAATATGAAGCTTTGAATCTCATGTAAACATTTATATAACTATGTAACGAATTATTTATCCAATGAAAGATCCACATGGACTGATTTTATTTGTAAATAGTTATCAACGCCGGTGTCGCCTGATTCTCTACCAATACCACTCATCTTAAATCCGCCAAAAGGAACTTTagcttcttcttgattggtttgattgatCCAAACAGTTCCTGCTTTAATATCGCGAGCAAACATGTGCGCTTTCTTGACATCTTTGGTGAAGACCGCAGAGGCGAGCCCGTAGCAAGTATCATTAGCCAGCTTCAGAGCGTCATCATAATTTGTGAACTTGCTAACAACCACAACCGGGCCAAATATTTCATCACGCAGCAACTTAGATGTTTCTGGTACATCAGTGAAGATGGTTGGGGGAATGAAGTAGCCTTTAGCTCCACCAATAGGAAATTCAGAGGTCTGGAACATGTCCAActtttcctcctttttACCACGTTCTATGTAACTTTTGATGCGGTCATACTGTGTACTTGATATAACTGGACCAACGATGCATTTCTCATCAAACGGATCAAATTTTCCTGCAACATCCCACTCCTTCTTTGCAGTTTCtttaaacttttcaacaaaCTTGTCGTAGATCGAACTTTGAACATAAACTCTTGAGTTTGCAGTGCAGATCTGTCCcgaattaaaaaaaataccattTGCTACCCATTCTATAGCCTTATCAAGGTCTGCATCTTCAAATACAAGAGCAGGAGACTTACCACCGCATTCTAGTGTGATATCCTTAAGGTTCGATTGGCCGGAAGCTTCCAATACTGAGCCGCCAACCTTAGTACTTCCCGTAAAAGATATTTTGTCGATATCCATGTGGGTTCCTAAAGCTTTCCCCACAACGGAACCATAACCAGGAATGACATTGACAACACCAGGTGGAAAACCTGCTTTTTTAATTAAAGTAGCAAAATAAAGTAGAGATAGAGAGGTATTTTCAGCAGGTTTGATGATAACCGTGTTACCGGCCGCTAAGGCACCTTGCATTTTTCTACAAGCCATAGCTAGAGGATAATTCCATGGAACGATTTGAGCAACAACGCCAAAAGGAACTTTTAGAGTATATGCAAACTTGTTAAAAGTCAATGGAATGGTTTCACCCATATTGAACTTGTCGACCGCCCCCGCATAGTATCTTGTAAGTTCTATAATCTGGGCTAAGTCTTGTTTAGCATTGGAATGGAAAGGCTTACCAGCGTCTAAAGTCTCTAATGCGGCAAGTGTGTCTTGCTCCTCCTCAATAAGTTTTAATAAGTTTGAAAGATAAATACCACGTTGCTCAGAAGATGTCTTCGACCAAACGTTATCAAAAGCAGCCCTGGCAGCTTTCACAGCTTTGTCTACATCCTTTTCGTTAGCTGCTTGGAAGGATGTTATCGGTTCGCCAGTAGCTGGGTTCACAGTTTCGATGGTCTTTCCATCTGATGATGGACAAAACtcattgttgataaacAACCCTAGCGGTTGCTTTAAAGAGATTTTCAATTGTGGGATTTCGATATCAGTATACAAGGTAggcatttttcttttggctAATTTTCTAAATGTGTATAATCTATATCTCTATGATACAAGTCCAAGGTATAATTACCTGGCATGAGTCAAATTTATTCCCATCCAGATTTGCCATTTTATACAATTAGTTT
Coding sequences within:
- the ALD3 gene encoding aldehyde dehydrogenase (NAD(+)) ALD3 (Cytoplasmic aldehyde dehydrogenase; involved in beta-alanine synthesis; uses NAD+ as the preferred coenzyme; very similar to Ald2p; expression is induced by stress and repressed by glucose), which encodes MPTLYTDIEIPQLKISLKQPLGLFINNEFCPSSDGKTIETVNPATGEPITSFQAANEKDVDKAVKAARAAFDNVWSKTSSEQRGIYLSNLLKLIEEEQDTLAALETLDAGKPFHSNAKQDLAQIIELTRYYAGAVDKFNMGETIPLTFNKFAYTLKVPFGVVAQIVPWNYPLAMACRKMQGALAAGNTVIIKPAENTSLSLLYFATLIKKAGFPPGVVNVIPGYGSVVGKALGTHMDIDKISFTGSTKVGGSVLEASGQSNLKDITLECGGKSPALVFEDADLDKAIEWVANGIFFNSGQICTANSRVYVQSSIYDKFVEKFKETAKKEWDVAGKFDPFDEKCIVGPVISSTQYDRIKSYIERGKKEEKLDMFQTSEFPIGGAKGYFIPPTIFTDVPETSKLLRDEIFGPVVVVSKFTNYDDALKLANDTCYGLASAVFTKDVKKAHMFARDIKAGTVWINQTNQEEAKVPFGGFKMSGIGRESGDTGVDNYLQIKSVHVDLSLDK